DNA sequence from the Pseudoxanthomonas indica genome:
GGCATGCGCATCGCTACCATGAATCGAATCCTTGGCCTGGCGTTGGCGGCGACCACGCTACTCGCTTGCAGCGCCCATCCCGTTGGTGACGCGGCCATGCCCGACTGGCTGCAGCAACGCATTGCCGGCTATGAAGCCGGCGCGGAGCACGAATCGCCTTCCGCCATCTGGAAGATCCGCCACAACGGCGCCACCGCTTATTACGTGGTCGCGCCATGCTGCGATCAGTTCAACCCATTGTGGGATGCACGCGGCGACACGCTGTGTCATCCCTCGGGTGGCTTTGCGGGACACGGAGACGGCAAGTGCCCGGCGCCGAAGGATGCCGGCAGCGAAGCGACCTTGCTCTGGTCGGACCCGCGCAAGCCCGCGCCGGAAACGGTGCCTCCCTGAAAAAGAATCGCCCGGCAAGCGGGCGATACTTTCCTTGCTTGCGTAGCGCTACCTCAGTCGACGTGGATATCCGCCAACTTCAACAACGCCTCGGCGTACTTGGCGCGCGTGCGCTCAATCACTTCGGCCGGCAAGCGCGGGCCGGGCGCGGTCTTGCCCCAGTCCAGCGTCTCCAGGTAATCGCGCACGAACTGCTTGTCGTAGCTCGGCGGGCTGGTGCCTATCTCGTACTGATCGGCCGGCCAGTAGCGCGAGGAATCCGGCGTGAGCATCTCGTCCATGATGTACAGGCGACCATCGGCATCGGTGCCGAATTCGAACTTGGTGTCGGCCAGCAGGATGCCGCGTTCGGCCGCGTATTCGGCGGCGTAGCGGTAGATGCGCAGGGTGGCGTCGCGCACGCGCTCGGCCAGCTCCGCACCCACGGTCTTGACCATGGTGTCGAAGTCGATGTTCTCGTCGTGATCGCCAACCGCCGCCTTGGTCGACGGGGTGAAGATCGGCTCGGGCAGGCGCTCGGCCTGACGCAGGCCATCGGCCAGGTCGATGCCGCTGACCTTGCCGGTGCGCTGGTAGTCCTTCCAGCCGCTGCCAATCAGATAGCCACGCGCAATCGCTTCCACCGGCACCGGTTTGAGCTTGCGGGTGACCACGGCGCGTTTGGCGTACAGCGCCGGGTCCACGCCTGCGGGCAGCACGCTGGCCACGTCGATGCCGGTCAGGTGGTTGGGCATCAGGTGCGCGGTCTTGGCGAACCAGAAATTGGAAATCTGGCAGAGCATCTCGCCCTTGCCGGGAATCGGGTCCGGCAGCACCACGTCGAACGCGCTCAGGCGATCGGTGGCCACCATCAACAGGTAGTCGCCGGGCGGGGCGTCGGCGGGCAGGCGCTCGCGGGGCAGGTCGAACACATCGCGGACCTTGCCGCGATGGCGCAGCGGCAAGCCGGGCAGATCGGATTCAAGCAACGTCGTCGGCACAAACACTCCAGAAACGGCCGGGCCGCGTAGTGTACGGCGGGAATGGCCGGCTGTGACGTAAAATGCCCGGGAATTTTGAGGAGTGC
Encoded proteins:
- a CDS encoding DUF6970 domain-containing protein; its protein translation is MNRILGLALAATTLLACSAHPVGDAAMPDWLQQRIAGYEAGAEHESPSAIWKIRHNGATAYYVVAPCCDQFNPLWDARGDTLCHPSGGFAGHGDGKCPAPKDAGSEATLLWSDPRKPAPETVPP
- a CDS encoding phosphoribosylaminoimidazolesuccinocarboxamide synthase translates to MPTTLLESDLPGLPLRHRGKVRDVFDLPRERLPADAPPGDYLLMVATDRLSAFDVVLPDPIPGKGEMLCQISNFWFAKTAHLMPNHLTGIDVASVLPAGVDPALYAKRAVVTRKLKPVPVEAIARGYLIGSGWKDYQRTGKVSGIDLADGLRQAERLPEPIFTPSTKAAVGDHDENIDFDTMVKTVGAELAERVRDATLRIYRYAAEYAAERGILLADTKFEFGTDADGRLYIMDEMLTPDSSRYWPADQYEIGTSPPSYDKQFVRDYLETLDWGKTAPGPRLPAEVIERTRAKYAEALLKLADIHVD